One genomic region from Quercus robur chromosome 4, dhQueRobu3.1, whole genome shotgun sequence encodes:
- the LOC126722088 gene encoding uncharacterized protein LOC126722088, which translates to MALWIQIHGIPTTFQTKEVGYNIGSTIGAVESVDTNETGFCLGSFMRIRVMIDISNPLCRGRKVRLGESSQFWVDFKYERMPIFFYLCGMVTHNENDCLVGLRRTERMNAEDKPYGPWLRATQERLQKPQLVLAPSRDSDKEVQKNPDLHIQAVTGSDRHSQSPMKGTDPQTMAVKDNEKGKANVGVVVATTEVKISQIPHEQRGS; encoded by the coding sequence ATGGCACTATGGATCCAAATCCACGGCATCCCAACCACATTCCAAACCAAGGAGGTGGGGTACAACATAGGGTCCACCATTGGGGCGGTGGAAAGTGTAGACACAAATGAAACAGGCTTCTGCCTTGGAAGTTTCATGCGCATAAGGGTAATGATAGACATTTCAAATCCGCTGTGTAGAGGCCGGAAGGTTCGATTGGGAGAATCAAGTCAGTTTTGGGTTGATTTCAAGTATGAGCGAATGCCAATATTTTTCTACCTTTGTGGTATGGTGACCCACAATGAAAATGATTGCTTGGTGGGGCTTCGACGTACTGAACGGATGAATGCAGAGGACAAGCCATATGGGCCATGGCTGAGAGCAACGCAAGAAAGACTTCAAAAACCTCAACTGGTCTTGGCACCATCTCGAGACAGCGATAAGGAGGTACAAAAGAACCCAGACCTCCATATTCAGGCTGTCACGGGATCAGACCGGCATTCGCAAAGTCCTATGAAGGGAACCGATCCCCAAACGATGGCGGTAAAGGACAATGAAAAAGGTAAAGCTAACGTGGGGGTTGTGGTCGCAACTACCGAGGTGAAAATCTCGCAAATCCCTCATGAGCAGCGAGGTAGTTAG
- the LOC126722090 gene encoding uncharacterized protein LOC126722090, translating to MDEFQMANEGPWKPAVVNPELVHWAPPPLGQYKVNSDGAVFANQRKVGLGVMIRDSNGNVIVALSSPMVAHFGALETEAKAMEVGMRFALDLDIRDVVVECDALAVFNAVQGLATPSSSILFIVDSILQQSRWFRSCCFSHTKRQGNVPAHMLAQYSKSLVSYVAWVESCPSHIERACAQDIDVATIS from the coding sequence ATGGACGAGTTCCAGATGGCCAATGAGGGTCCATGGAAGCCAGCTGTAGTGAACCCCGAACTAGTTCACTGGGCGCCTCCACCACTGGGACAGTACAAGGTAAACTCTGATGGGGCTGTGTTTGCGAACCAGAGGAAGGTGGGGTTGGGCGTGATGATCCGTGATAGCAATGGGAATGTGATTGTTGCTCTAAGCAGCCCCATGGTGGCTCACTTTGGCGCCCTTGAGACGGAAGCCAAAGCAATGGAGGTTGGCATGCGCTTCGCACTTGACTTAGACATCCGAGATGTGGTGGTTGAGTGTGATGCGCTGGCTGTCTTCAATGCTGTCCAAGGTTTAGCAACACCAAGCTCTTCGATCCTGTTCATCGTGGATAGCATCCTCCAGCAATCACGTTGGTTCAGGTCATGTTGTTTCTCCCATACAAAAAGGCAGGGAAATGTCCCTGCCCACATGTTAGCACAATATTCTAAGTCACTAGTTAGTTATGTTGCTTGGGTAGAATCCTGCCCGAGCCATATTGAGCGGGCCTGTGCTCAGGATATTGATGTAGCAACTATTTCTTAA
- the LOC126722089 gene encoding uncharacterized protein LOC126722089 gives METKYDVTEMKWVQRKLDRKQGLVVPCIHQGGGLALLWRCSTTVEVQTYSPNHIDVIISENQGARKWRFTGFYEHPKTSRCNESWTLLSRLSSRSDLPWVCMGDYNELMFASEKEGGNTRPEGQMKQFEDAINRCNLRDLGYKGSAFTWRRRLGNHGWIQERLDHALVFTNWVRMFPRSKLLHIASSTSDHSILLLKAANPLRQKSRRSKLFRFKAMWFKDEACSEVVQEVRARGENRGSQWPIASCLEECQSALMSWNKNIFGHVGRRVTALQQKLQILENLNMGGAALNDIHEVRLELNKALAIEEDMWLQRSRNSWLKAGDKNTTFFHTKASNRMQRNTIARVLDSNNVWIEDEEQIGHEFVQYFAGLFTSSNPRIEGELIDAIQPKVLDRMNASLIREF, from the coding sequence ATGGAGACTAAGTATGATGTTACTGAGATGAAATGGGTACAAAGGAAGTTGGACAGAAAACAGGGGCTTGTGGTGCCTTGTATTCATCAAGGGGGTGGGCTTGCTCTCCTATGGAGGTGTTCTACAACTGTGGAGGTGCAAACTTACTCTCCCAACCATATAGATGTTATCATTTCGGAGAATCAGGGTGCAAGGAAATGGAGGTTTACCGGTTTTTATGAGCACCCCAAAACTAGTAGGTGCAATGAATCTTGGACTTTGCTTTCAAGACTCAGTAGTCGCAGTGACTTACCTTGGGTGTGTATGGGGGATTATAATGAACTCATGTTCGCAAGTGAAAAGGAGGGTGGTAATACTAGACCTGAGGGTCAGATGAAACAATTCGAAGATGCAATAAATAGATGCAACCTCAGGGACTTGGGGTACAAGGGCTCGGCTTTCACTTGGCGGCGGAGGTTAGGCAACCACGGGTGGATACAAGAAAGACTAGACCATGCACTGGTCTTCACCAATTGGGTTAGGATGTTCCCACGTTCCAAATTACTTCATATTGCTTCCTCTACATCTGACCATAGTATTCTACTCCTAAAGGCAGCCAACCCCCTTCGACAGAAATCCAGGAGATCAAAACTATTTCGGTTCAAAGCCATGTGGTTCAAAGATGAGGCGTGTAGTGAGGTGGTTCAAGAAGTGAGGGCAAGAGGTGAAAACAGGGGCTCTCAATGGCCAATTGCTAGCTGCCTGGAAGAATGCCAATCCGCTCTAATGTCGtggaacaaaaatatttttggccACGTAGGTAGAAGAGTCACTGCTCTGCAACAGAAGCTCCAAATTCTGGAGAATTTGAACATGGGAGGTGCGGCTTTGAATGACATTCATGAGGTTAGATTAGAGTTAAACAAAGCTCTTGCCATTGAGGAAGATATGTGGCTTCAGAGGTCAAGGAATAGTTGGTTGAAAGCAGGGGACAAGAATACGACTTTTTTCCACACCAAAGCATCCAACCGCATGCAGCGTAACACTATAGCTAGGGTGCTGGACTCCAATAATGTGTGGATAGAAGATGAGGAGCAGATTGGTCATGAATTTGTACAGTATTTTGCTGGCCTCTTTACCTCCTCCAACCCTCGGATTGAGGGGGAGCTTATTGATGCAATTCAGCCAAAGGTATTGGATAGGATGAATGCCTCACTGATCAGGGAATTCTAG